From a region of the Thiorhodovibrio winogradskyi genome:
- a CDS encoding AAA family ATPase — MHFPYGLSDFGKLREQGYWYLDRTDRIPVLEAAGDQLIFLRPRRFGKSLLLSMLEHYYDLNRAEQFEALFGPLAIGQHPTARHNQYFVLKWDFSLVAAHGEIGAIEAALHRHINGRIRAFARRYREQLPEALQIHPEDALTSWETLLSVISQTPHKLYLLIDEYDNFANEVLMAAHPGGQDRYQTLLQGEGLMKTVFKSVKAAAGGLGLDRVFITGVAPVVLSDMTSGYNVGEDLFLLPQFNDLCGFTEGEVAAVLNQLAQEGGEWSADKALETMRTFYNGYRFSEEAKESLYNPTLSLYFFKALATQGRYPRQMLDENLAMDRNKLIYIASLPHGEELLIEALSGDDRVLVPELVQRFGVADVLAAVKDQPFMASLLYFFGILTLAGLNSFNECQMRIPNLVARGLYVERLRERWLPPSGRARELPDAVRALGQQGDLAPLCELIEQSYFAVLSNRDYRWTNELLVKFAFLTLLFDDRLYMAVSELETERGYADLALIVRPDMRRFQALDLLLEFKYLSLKKLGLSGEQVRQESRDALAKRPAVAAKLDEAEAQARDYGSTLTRRHGLTDLCAFAVVALGVERLVWRRLPDTAAKITSQPLSSPKPAR; from the coding sequence ATGCACTTTCCCTATGGTCTGAGCGATTTTGGCAAATTGCGCGAGCAAGGATATTGGTATCTTGATCGCACGGATCGAATTCCCGTACTGGAAGCCGCCGGCGATCAACTGATTTTCCTGCGCCCGCGCCGCTTCGGCAAAAGCCTGCTGCTGTCGATGCTGGAGCACTATTACGATCTTAATCGCGCCGAGCAGTTCGAGGCACTGTTCGGCCCGCTTGCCATCGGGCAGCACCCGACAGCACGGCACAATCAATACTTCGTGCTCAAATGGGATTTCTCACTGGTCGCCGCGCATGGTGAGATCGGCGCTATCGAAGCAGCATTGCATCGCCATATCAACGGACGCATTCGTGCCTTCGCCCGGCGCTATCGCGAGCAACTGCCGGAAGCGCTTCAGATCCATCCCGAGGACGCGCTCACCTCTTGGGAGACGCTTTTGAGTGTCATTTCCCAGACCCCGCATAAACTCTATCTGCTGATCGACGAATACGACAACTTCGCCAATGAAGTGCTGATGGCCGCGCATCCGGGCGGGCAAGATCGCTACCAGACCCTGCTCCAAGGTGAGGGCTTGATGAAAACGGTGTTCAAGTCCGTCAAGGCCGCTGCTGGCGGTCTGGGGCTGGATCGGGTGTTCATCACCGGCGTCGCGCCGGTGGTCTTGAGCGACATGACCAGCGGCTACAACGTCGGCGAGGATCTGTTCCTGCTCCCCCAATTCAACGACCTGTGCGGCTTTACCGAAGGTGAAGTGGCCGCCGTGTTGAACCAACTGGCCCAAGAAGGTGGCGAGTGGTCAGCGGACAAGGCGCTTGAAACCATGCGCACTTTCTACAACGGCTATCGCTTCAGCGAGGAAGCCAAAGAAAGCCTCTACAACCCGACTCTAAGCCTGTACTTCTTCAAGGCGCTCGCCACCCAGGGCCGATATCCCCGGCAGATGCTCGATGAAAACCTGGCTATGGATCGCAACAAGCTGATTTATATCGCCTCGCTACCCCATGGCGAGGAGCTATTGATCGAAGCGCTAAGTGGCGATGACCGAGTGCTGGTGCCGGAACTGGTGCAGCGCTTTGGCGTCGCCGATGTGCTGGCGGCAGTGAAGGATCAGCCGTTCATGGCGTCGCTGCTGTATTTCTTCGGCATTCTCACCCTGGCGGGCTTGAACTCCTTTAACGAGTGCCAGATGCGCATTCCCAATCTGGTGGCGCGCGGGCTCTATGTGGAGCGCTTGCGCGAACGCTGGCTGCCGCCGAGCGGACGTGCGCGCGAGCTTCCCGATGCGGTGCGCGCCCTCGGTCAGCAAGGCGATCTCGCACCCCTGTGCGAACTGATCGAACAGAGCTATTTCGCCGTGCTATCCAACCGCGACTACCGCTGGACCAATGAACTCCTGGTGAAATTCGCCTTTCTGACGCTCTTGTTCGACGACCGCCTCTACATGGCCGTCTCCGAGCTGGAGACCGAGCGCGGCTATGCCGATCTGGCCCTGATTGTCCGCCCGGACATGCGGCGTTTCCAGGCGCTTGATCTGCTGCTGGAATTCAAATATCTCAGTCTGAAGAAACTTGGCCTGAGCGGCGAGCAGGTGCGGCAGGAATCCCGCGACGCACTGGCCAAGCGACCGGCGGTAGCCGCCAAGCTCGACGAAGCCGAAGCCCAAGCACGCGACTACGGCAGCACCCTGACCCGGCGCCATGGCCTGACCGACCTGTGCGCCTTTGCCGTGGTCGCTCTGGGAGTGGAGCGGCTGGTGTGGCGGCGGTTGCCCGACACGGCGGCGAAGATCACCAGCCAGCCGCTGTCGAGCCCCAAACCGGCCAGATAA
- a CDS encoding PIN domain-containing protein encodes MNAIDANVLAGFFIDDPDDSEAALQRPAAIAALSGTVFVPVTVVVEFEWVMRGFYQLPRQTIQSVLETLCRLGNVIVEDRDSLLAALNAYRQGLDFADAQHLARSQACAAFLLRTFASELYLVDNPDVDAAGLNPLLHFLGFGIEEGRNALSIGTEVWW; translated from the coding sequence GTGAACGCCATCGACGCCAACGTCCTGGCCGGCTTTTTCATCGACGACCCCGATGACAGCGAAGCGGCGCTGCAGCGCCCGGCGGCTATCGCAGCCCTTTCCGGTACGGTGTTTGTGCCGGTGACGGTGGTAGTGGAGTTCGAGTGGGTGATGCGTGGTTTCTACCAACTGCCCCGACAGACCATCCAGAGCGTTCTCGAGACCTTATGCCGGTTGGGGAATGTGATCGTCGAAGACCGTGACAGCCTACTTGCTGCCCTGAATGCCTACCGGCAAGGGCTGGATTTTGCCGATGCCCAGCATCTGGCCCGTTCGCAGGCTTGTGCTGCGTTTCTGCTTCGGACCTTCGCCTCGGAGCTGTATCTCGTCGACAACCCCGATGTGGACGCCGCCGGGCTCAATCCGCTACTCCACTTCCTGGGTTTCGGCATCGAGGAAGGACGCAATGCGCTCTCCATCGGCACGGAAGTCTGGTGGTAA
- a CDS encoding AAA family ATPase, with translation MQRFFNNAGPIKPEMHYHLPRLQRLDWEEVQQLIREQRYFVLHAPRQTGKTSTLLAMMQALNGCGDHACAYANIEGAQAARGDETQGIPAACEAMVDAIARDTHHPDLLAWYRSNKPETQPQHLLTRLLTQWAATATQPTVLLLDEVDALVGDTLISLLRQIRAGYAQRPESFPQSIVLCGVRDVRDYRLEQEGAQVITGGSAFNIKAESLRMGNFTEAETRALWLQHTEATGQVFDEAIFPDLWEDSRGQPWLVNALGYEVTWKNRAARDRSQPIGLIDYQAARERLIQSRATHLDQLSDKLKESRVRQVVQALLVGEETGLRMPEDDLQYVTDLGLIERKPQLRISNRIYQEVLPRELTSVLQDTLVQQQSWYLNADHSLNMPKLLAAFQQFFREHSDSWSEGFDYKEAAPQLLMQAFLQRIINGGGRLTREYGLGRKRTDLLIEWPLDPEQGMYGPLQRVVIELKLLRGKLDAVIQTGLAQTLDYCRRVGADEAHLVIFNRNPKVSWNKKIWHKPASLEGFSIGVWGA, from the coding sequence ATGCAGCGTTTTTTCAACAACGCCGGCCCGATCAAGCCGGAGATGCACTACCACCTGCCGCGGTTACAGCGTCTGGACTGGGAAGAGGTTCAGCAACTGATCCGCGAGCAGCGCTACTTTGTGCTACACGCCCCGCGCCAGACCGGCAAGACCAGTACCCTGCTGGCGATGATGCAGGCGCTCAATGGCTGTGGCGACCATGCCTGTGCCTACGCCAACATCGAAGGCGCCCAGGCGGCGCGCGGAGATGAGACGCAGGGGATTCCGGCGGCCTGTGAGGCCATGGTGGATGCCATTGCCCGCGATACCCACCACCCTGATCTACTGGCCTGGTACAGAAGCAACAAGCCCGAGACCCAGCCGCAACATCTGCTCACTCGGCTCCTGACACAATGGGCGGCAACGGCCACCCAGCCCACCGTCCTGTTGCTCGACGAGGTCGACGCCCTGGTCGGCGACACCCTGATCTCCTTGCTGCGCCAGATCCGCGCCGGCTACGCCCAGCGCCCCGAGTCCTTCCCGCAATCCATCGTCCTCTGCGGCGTGCGCGACGTGCGCGACTACCGCCTGGAGCAGGAAGGCGCCCAGGTCATCACCGGTGGCAGTGCCTTCAACATCAAAGCTGAATCACTGCGCATGGGGAATTTCACCGAGGCCGAGACCCGCGCCCTCTGGTTGCAACATACCGAGGCCACCGGCCAGGTGTTCGATGAAGCCATCTTCCCCGATCTGTGGGAAGACAGCCGCGGCCAGCCCTGGCTAGTCAATGCCCTGGGCTATGAGGTGACCTGGAAGAACAGGGCCGCACGCGATCGCAGCCAGCCCATCGGCCTGATCGACTACCAGGCCGCCCGCGAGCGCCTGATCCAATCGCGCGCCACCCATCTGGATCAGCTCAGCGATAAGCTCAAAGAGTCCCGGGTACGCCAGGTGGTGCAGGCCCTGCTGGTGGGTGAGGAAACCGGCCTGCGGATGCCAGAAGACGACCTGCAATATGTCACCGACCTGGGCCTGATCGAACGCAAACCGCAGCTCCGCATCAGCAACCGCATCTACCAAGAGGTCTTGCCACGGGAGCTGACCAGCGTACTGCAGGACACCCTGGTTCAGCAGCAGAGCTGGTACCTGAATGCCGACCACAGTCTCAACATGCCCAAACTGCTGGCCGCCTTCCAGCAATTCTTCCGCGAACACTCCGACAGCTGGAGTGAGGGCTTTGATTACAAGGAGGCCGCCCCGCAGTTGCTGATGCAGGCCTTCCTGCAGCGCATCATCAATGGCGGTGGCCGTCTAACAAGAGAATACGGCCTCGGGCGCAAGCGCACCGATCTGCTGATCGAATGGCCGCTGGACCCGGAGCAGGGCATGTACGGGCCGTTGCAACGGGTGGTGATTGAACTCAAGCTGCTGCGCGGCAAGCTCGATGCGGTGATCCAGACCGGCTTGGCGCAGACCCTGGACTATTGCCGGCGGGTCGGCGCCGACGAGGCCCACTTGGTCATCTTCAACCGCAACCCCAAGGTCTCTTGGAACAAGAAGATCTGGCACAAGCCTGCGAGCCTTGAAGGTTTCAGTATCGGGGTTTGGGGCGCGTAA
- a CDS encoding GNAT family N-acetyltransferase, whose amino-acid sequence MPHWARQPPRGELVGLSAALDGNLIGLAIAERLPEGARLCSLVVLPAWQRQGVDQRLITELQPSLGMALLPNTHNDS is encoded by the coding sequence TTGCCCCATTGGGCCAGGCAACCGCCCCGCGGCGAACTCGTAGGCCTATCCGCCGCGCTGGACGGCAACCTGATCGGCTTGGCCATTGCCGAGCGCCTGCCCGAGGGGGCGCGTTTGTGCTCGCTGGTCGTGTTGCCTGCCTGGCAACGACAAGGCGTGGATCAACGCCTGATCACCGAATTGCAACCGAGCCTGGGCATGGCCCTGCTCCCCAATACTCATAATGACTCCTGA
- a CDS encoding DUF3037 domain-containing protein: MNKIACHYVIIRFVPFVETGEFANAGVLMMAPKARYFDFKLQYRRCKRITDFFDEIDGKFYREAIRALREELGRIHGILKANGFDGRRSTVDLDLARDLFNELIRPRESILRFSDPGIVLADDPKEKLKELFEFYVERSFVTRHYQETILENGLRKWLYKAQLGERFQRIALGDEDYQATFPFVEQIGQRPVKAIKPLHLAQNQPSKIIEHGAAWLFRVSELKQRDRLPEKVLFTVSGPGKNDERRQRAFADIVGRLEETGVDVTEYANRQHILNFASA, from the coding sequence ATGAACAAGATTGCCTGCCACTATGTAATTATACGATTCGTACCCTTTGTGGAGACAGGCGAATTCGCCAACGCGGGCGTTCTAATGATGGCGCCGAAAGCGCGGTATTTCGACTTCAAGCTCCAATACCGCCGCTGCAAGCGCATAACCGATTTTTTTGACGAGATTGATGGCAAATTCTATCGTGAAGCGATTCGGGCGCTGAGAGAGGAACTAGGGAGAATTCACGGAATCCTTAAAGCCAACGGATTCGACGGCCGCAGAAGCACGGTCGATCTCGACCTGGCACGAGACCTTTTCAACGAACTGATTCGTCCCCGTGAAAGCATCCTGCGCTTCAGCGATCCCGGCATCGTGCTGGCAGACGACCCCAAGGAGAAATTAAAGGAACTTTTCGAGTTTTATGTCGAACGCAGTTTCGTGACACGACACTATCAGGAAACAATCCTCGAAAATGGTCTGCGCAAATGGCTGTACAAGGCGCAACTCGGCGAGCGCTTCCAACGCATCGCCCTCGGTGACGAGGACTATCAAGCGACCTTTCCCTTCGTCGAGCAAATCGGTCAACGGCCAGTCAAGGCCATCAAGCCCCTGCATCTCGCCCAAAATCAGCCAAGCAAGATCATTGAGCATGGCGCCGCTTGGCTGTTTCGTGTCAGCGAGCTGAAACAGCGCGACAGACTCCCCGAGAAAGTGCTGTTCACAGTCAGCGGTCCAGGGAAGAATGACGAACGCCGTCAGCGTGCCTTCGCCGATATTGTGGGGCGCCTGGAAGAGACCGGCGTTGACGTGACGGAATATGCGAACCGCCAGCATATCCTCAACTTTGCCTCCGCCTAA
- a CDS encoding HipA family kinase yields the protein MTIQIVEVLRRSEQGMTQPFICRGDDGEIYFVKGIGAGRRSQICEWIAGKLALAFGLPIAPFHLVDVPEELSEAGGGLTLSELGSGLAFGSLRQEAMELTISTVREVPDGIQQDVLVFDWWIHNGDRLLTERGGNPNLFWNPASRELIVIDHNQAFDPDLDAGGVRGHHVFAAQWSNILGDMLKRHDYNARFASVLADWPEVVAAIPEAWLFADPEMTIAADFDLDMAYQLLKRHERDDFWTAP from the coding sequence GTGACGATACAGATCGTCGAAGTGCTGCGGCGATCCGAGCAGGGAATGACGCAGCCATTTATCTGCCGAGGCGATGATGGTGAAATCTACTTCGTCAAAGGGATTGGCGCGGGTCGGCGAAGCCAGATTTGCGAATGGATCGCCGGCAAACTGGCGTTGGCCTTCGGCTTGCCGATTGCGCCTTTCCACCTTGTGGATGTCCCTGAAGAATTGAGTGAGGCAGGCGGAGGGTTGACACTTTCAGAATTGGGATCGGGGTTGGCCTTTGGATCACTTCGGCAGGAAGCCATGGAACTGACAATCTCGACAGTCCGCGAGGTTCCCGACGGGATTCAGCAAGATGTGCTGGTTTTCGACTGGTGGATTCACAACGGCGACCGGTTGTTGACTGAACGGGGCGGCAATCCAAACTTATTCTGGAATCCTGCATCACGCGAACTGATCGTCATCGACCACAATCAAGCGTTCGACCCCGACCTCGATGCCGGTGGCGTTAGAGGCCATCATGTCTTTGCCGCTCAGTGGTCCAACATCCTTGGTGATATGCTCAAGCGCCATGACTACAATGCCCGCTTCGCCTCGGTGCTGGCCGATTGGCCCGAGGTCGTCGCCGCAATCCCCGAGGCATGGTTGTTTGCTGACCCCGAAATGACCATCGCTGCGGACTTCGACCTGGATATGGCCTATCAACTCCTCAAGAGACACGAGCGCGACGATTTCTGGACAGCACCATGA
- a CDS encoding DEAD/DEAH box helicase, with product MTASMSQAEIPLQPVDRPVICNPYLEPDAHWEYERTTGAALKTLARRPAGYWYKTDRAGSAITQGDMFGDEQHDDLPLVNRLRDDVRRWREADYRGASNVTRALLAHWARADAPRRLFFCQREAVETLIYLVELRLPRRSSRTGFRNFSVSDEDIRRLLAGEKPTFDAGTADFHPTLCDQPANPDLRPLTRLACKMATGSGKTVVMAMLIAWAFCNRGTHRASREYPNAVLVCCPNLTVKERLQVLRPDIEGNYYTVFDLVPMKYRPLLQTGKVMVMNWHGFAPESAHKEGDKTWAVVDKGPETREVFAERILKDLTDRMPILVLNDEGHHCWRPDQQTLSLANELPSQLGDMIREATVWVEGLDKLNNALGHGERGIAWCVDLSATPFYLQGSGHPEGRPFPWIVSDFGLVDAIESGLVKIPRLPVQDTTGRPDPYYFRLWEGLRGRLQPAEFLPGRAKKPKPEVVYREAQGALVQMAGQWVERFRQMQAATPGQEQAPPVLILVCDNTDIAEVFYRKISGEEQVEQVTQADVEAVAAGDSQADGSQASPRKRRKKAKPKSITVYGKGEIYPEFFSNTAEVKHTIRIDSKLLAEAESEDPAKRRSDAAEALRRVVATVGKVGEPGEHVRCVVSVSMLTEGWDANNVTQILGLRAFGSQLLCEQVVGRGLRRMDYTPDPETGLLTEEYVDVYGIPFSVIPYKGRETGGGPPPEDETKNHVKADPTRAAWEMRFPVVEGYAFALIKNQIRCDIDAMEGLQIEPNQEPTATFVRAAVGYQVGPASKSSAQFGFQEQNRDDYYAQTHLQTIQFEIARMIVRDLEQGVGGADDRERRVLQLKSRHQLFPQVYRFVQAYTARKVDFKGLSGQSRCELGLQKYVERIVERVRDAIVPDDSAGEAPLLPLLNRYQPMGTTADVNFKTTRPVHATQYSHIDQVVLDTEKWEATVAFRLEQCVSQDTVRCYARNDNLGLVIPYEYMGIAHNYGPDFLVRLNLEDVNFTLLLEVKGFEDDKTKAKHGAAKRWVAAVNNWGKLGRWDFHVCRDADLLNREIGHLCKVARQGGRGIS from the coding sequence ATGACCGCATCCATGTCCCAAGCCGAGATTCCACTCCAGCCGGTTGACAGGCCGGTGATCTGCAATCCGTATCTGGAGCCTGACGCCCATTGGGAGTATGAGCGAACCACCGGTGCGGCTCTCAAGACGCTGGCGCGGCGCCCGGCTGGCTATTGGTACAAGACCGACCGCGCCGGCTCGGCGATCACTCAGGGCGACATGTTCGGTGACGAGCAACATGACGATCTGCCATTGGTCAACCGGCTGCGCGATGATGTGCGCCGCTGGCGCGAGGCCGACTACCGGGGCGCCTCGAACGTCACCCGTGCGCTGCTCGCCCATTGGGCACGCGCGGATGCACCCCGGCGACTGTTTTTCTGCCAGCGTGAAGCGGTCGAAACCCTGATTTATCTGGTCGAACTGCGCCTGCCGCGCCGTTCCTCGCGCACCGGATTTCGCAACTTCTCGGTTTCGGATGAGGACATTCGCCGCCTGCTGGCCGGGGAGAAGCCGACCTTCGACGCGGGCACGGCAGATTTCCATCCCACCCTGTGCGATCAGCCCGCCAATCCGGATCTGCGGCCATTGACGCGACTGGCGTGCAAGATGGCGACTGGTTCCGGCAAAACCGTCGTCATGGCCATGTTGATCGCCTGGGCCTTCTGCAATCGCGGCACGCATCGTGCCAGCCGCGAGTATCCCAACGCAGTGCTGGTCTGTTGCCCCAATCTGACTGTCAAGGAGCGCTTGCAAGTATTGCGCCCCGACATTGAGGGCAATTACTACACTGTCTTCGATCTGGTGCCGATGAAGTACCGTCCCTTGCTGCAAACTGGCAAGGTGATGGTCATGAATTGGCATGGCTTCGCGCCCGAATCCGCGCACAAGGAGGGTGACAAGACTTGGGCGGTGGTCGATAAGGGACCGGAGACCCGGGAGGTTTTCGCCGAGCGCATTCTGAAGGATCTGACCGACCGAATGCCGATTTTGGTGCTGAATGACGAGGGGCACCATTGCTGGCGTCCGGATCAACAAACCCTGTCACTGGCCAATGAGTTGCCCTCGCAATTAGGCGACATGATCCGCGAGGCGACGGTGTGGGTTGAAGGACTGGACAAGCTCAATAATGCCTTGGGGCACGGCGAGCGAGGGATCGCCTGGTGCGTGGATCTGTCAGCCACGCCCTTTTATCTCCAAGGCAGCGGGCACCCGGAGGGCCGACCCTTTCCCTGGATCGTGAGTGATTTTGGTCTGGTCGATGCCATCGAAAGCGGTCTGGTGAAAATCCCGCGCCTGCCGGTGCAGGACACCACAGGGCGACCAGACCCCTATTACTTCCGGCTCTGGGAGGGGCTACGCGGGCGCTTGCAGCCGGCCGAATTTCTCCCTGGGCGCGCAAAGAAACCCAAGCCCGAGGTGGTTTATCGCGAGGCGCAGGGCGCGCTGGTGCAGATGGCGGGTCAGTGGGTGGAGCGGTTTCGCCAGATGCAGGCGGCGACGCCAGGACAGGAGCAGGCGCCACCCGTGCTGATTCTGGTCTGCGATAACACCGACATCGCCGAGGTGTTCTATCGCAAGATCAGCGGCGAGGAGCAGGTCGAGCAAGTCACCCAGGCCGATGTCGAGGCGGTCGCGGCCGGCGACAGCCAAGCGGACGGTTCTCAGGCAAGCCCGCGCAAACGGCGCAAGAAAGCCAAGCCGAAGTCGATCACGGTTTATGGCAAAGGAGAAATCTACCCGGAATTCTTCTCCAACACCGCCGAGGTCAAGCATACGATTCGGATCGACTCCAAGCTCTTGGCGGAAGCCGAGTCCGAAGACCCCGCCAAGCGCCGCAGCGATGCGGCGGAAGCCTTGCGGCGCGTGGTCGCGACCGTGGGGAAGGTGGGCGAACCCGGCGAGCATGTGCGCTGTGTGGTTTCAGTGTCGATGCTCACCGAGGGCTGGGACGCCAACAATGTCACTCAGATTCTCGGATTGCGCGCCTTCGGTAGCCAACTGCTGTGCGAACAGGTCGTGGGGCGTGGTCTGCGACGGATGGACTATACCCCAGATCCCGAGACCGGACTGCTGACCGAGGAATATGTCGATGTCTATGGGATTCCGTTCTCAGTCATCCCCTACAAAGGACGCGAGACCGGCGGCGGACCACCGCCGGAGGATGAGACAAAAAACCATGTCAAGGCCGATCCGACCCGTGCGGCTTGGGAGATGCGTTTTCCGGTCGTCGAGGGCTATGCCTTCGCTTTGATCAAGAATCAGATTCGCTGTGACATCGACGCCATGGAGGGGCTACAGATTGAACCCAATCAGGAGCCGACGGCCACCTTCGTGCGCGCGGCGGTCGGTTATCAGGTCGGCCCGGCGTCAAAATCGAGCGCCCAATTCGGTTTTCAGGAACAAAATCGCGACGACTATTATGCCCAGACCCACTTGCAAACCATTCAGTTTGAGATAGCGCGCATGATCGTGCGCGATCTGGAGCAGGGCGTCGGTGGGGCGGATGACCGCGAGCGACGGGTGTTGCAGCTCAAGTCGCGCCATCAGCTTTTCCCGCAGGTCTATCGCTTTGTTCAAGCCTATACCGCCCGCAAAGTCGATTTCAAAGGACTGTCAGGACAGAGCCGCTGCGAGCTGGGGCTGCAAAAGTATGTGGAACGCATCGTCGAGCGCGTCCGCGACGCCATCGTGCCAGACGACAGCGCGGGCGAAGCACCCTTGCTGCCGCTGTTGAATCGCTACCAGCCGATGGGAACCACGGCTGATGTCAACTTCAAGACCACGCGGCCGGTTCATGCCACCCAGTACAGCCACATCGATCAGGTGGTGCTCGATACCGAAAAATGGGAAGCGACCGTCGCCTTCCGGCTGGAGCAGTGCGTCAGCCAAGACACCGTGCGCTGCTACGCGCGCAACGACAACTTGGGACTCGTCATCCCCTATGAGTACATGGGGATTGCGCACAACTATGGGCCGGACTTTCTGGTGCGGCTCAACCTGGAAGACGTGAATTTCACGCTCTTGTTGGAGGTCAAAGGCTTCGAGGACGACAAGACCAAGGCCAAGCATGGCGCGGCCAAGCGTTGGGTCGCGGCGGTGAACAACTGGGGCAAGCTCGGACGCTGGGACTTTCATGTGTGCCGCGATGCTGATCTGCTGAATCGGGAGATTGGGCATCTGTGCAAGGTTGCAAGGCAGGGTGGCCGAGGAATTTCGTGA
- a CDS encoding HVO_A0114 family putative DNA-binding protein, with translation MTTLRIDVAGFDAVKASMQSAFRGEPQGCAYTFPDEGTLLSTLTPPRWAIVRALTGAGPLEPRELARRLHSDADTVQADARALVNCGLIDRTAEGQLHLPYDEVRLELVAKAA, from the coding sequence ATGACGACGCTGAGAATTGATGTTGCCGGGTTCGACGCGGTCAAGGCCAGCATGCAATCGGCTTTTCGCGGAGAACCGCAAGGCTGCGCCTATACCTTCCCGGACGAGGGGACATTGCTATCGACCCTGACTCCGCCTCGCTGGGCCATCGTCAGGGCGTTGACCGGTGCCGGCCCGCTGGAGCCGCGCGAGCTAGCCCGCCGTCTGCACAGCGATGCCGATACCGTCCAGGCCGATGCGCGGGCGTTGGTGAACTGCGGTCTCATCGACAGAACCGCCGAGGGCCAATTGCATCTGCCCTACGATGAGGTGCGTCTGGAATTGGTCGCAAAGGCGGCATGA
- a CDS encoding toxin-antitoxin system TumE family protein, with translation MTATLIQKRRFYLDPERFVDVAIWRLPQPLPGSTHRFKYRLALVVNGTCVLRFDNEANKGDHKHLGEREFPYAFIDLDQLIDDFWTDVRSFEGNRNDDAEN, from the coding sequence ATGACAGCAACGCTGATTCAAAAAAGGCGCTTCTATCTTGATCCCGAGCGCTTTGTCGATGTCGCGATCTGGCGACTTCCCCAGCCGCTTCCCGGAAGCACGCATCGCTTCAAGTACCGCTTGGCGCTGGTCGTCAATGGAACCTGCGTCCTGCGCTTCGACAACGAGGCGAACAAGGGGGATCACAAACATCTTGGCGAACGGGAATTCCCCTATGCTTTTATCGATCTTGACCAACTGATCGACGATTTTTGGACCGACGTTCGCTCCTTTGAGGGAAACCGAAATGACGACGCTGAGAATTGA